A stretch of the Paramormyrops kingsleyae isolate MSU_618 chromosome 16, PKINGS_0.4, whole genome shotgun sequence genome encodes the following:
- the kansl1l gene encoding KAT8 regulatory NSL complex subunit 1-like protein isoform X9 gives MNIYTLSGYIWEREDARAGVCGTVWVPARRWSCDESLPESFTLKPSGAERSWLNRSGAAVPAVKEKLSQLQPSSLHAEQQVWDRRVHCVSQHWTLVRRATLMQRRVRALLGQHAIQHFIHQLNTLREGCLEKDALPASLGPLPQDSSFPGIAEAGLTPALQGQDASRDVHRLASHVQVVMREAQLDSDATESSSDEEPDREVTPGPQGLPVHGGREWRWQAERAEIGSRWAWLQVRLAELGAQIQVLDNFHRRIVSSKERVVLAGPRSSAGNRVQQTCSLQTGPSPAHPNDSASDPEAGPSSLTRLLRNIERQSAQLAQIVSRLRDPLCSAPLTVPEPPLPGRWIDRGRQVHLKKHQSRCRKSSQSARTRPLLTYCRRRLFTFDPRCPCMQQEPSLACPLCEFCRPTAVSTEPYWPREAPVGVDERRWAELMRPHPVLSLSSETPLSLYLQSAFCGDERQPALVQIERSSPCFLPPTRDTVFRTPPMLVFSSNPKCQTSHRDGSPFTQRGRRKRRHSNRSSEDADPFSNPSTSTEDSPEGLTVPQGNRTQMLSSNLRWGDLGRHGGLSFDIDDVIIPISLVTATKREELQQKHIVTPSWRVIEVEPLDAGEEAPVRFWCLWLPSPDGGALRQSLRLQTSAIRGRREAPLVLLGVRPGPEAEWQSCLERKGPE, from the exons atgaatatatataccCTATCAG GCTACATCTGGGAGAGAGAAGACGCGCGAGCGGGTGTCTGTGGGACAGTCTGGGTACCGGCACGCAGATGGAGCTGTGATGAGT CTTTGCCGGAGTCCTTTACGCTTAAGCCCTCTGGGGCGGAGAGGAGCTGGCTGAATAGGTCTGGAGCTGCAGTCCCAGCTGTGAAAGAGAAGCTCTCCCAGCTTCAGCCCAGCAGCCTGCATGCAGAGCAGCAGGTGTGGGATCGAAGAGTTCACTGCGTTTCCCAGCACTGGACCCTGGTCAGACGGGCCACGCTCATGCAGCGCCGTGTCAGGGCTCTCCTGGGACAGCACGCCATCCAGCACTTCATCCACCAGCTGAACACCCTGAGGGAGGGGTGTCTTGAGAAGGACGCACTCCCAGCATCCCTCGGTCCTCTACCACAAGACTCGAGCTTCCCTGGGATTGCAGAAGCTGGTCTCACCCCTGCTCTTCAGGGCCAGGATGCCTCGAGGGACGTCCACCGCCTTGCCAGCCATGTTCAGGTGGTCATGAGAGAGGCTCAGCTTGACTCTGATGCCACAGAGAGCAGCTCAGATGAGGAGCCTGACCGCGAGGTCACACCAGGACCACAGGGGCTGCCAGT CCACGGCGGGCGGGAGTGGCGCTGGCAGGCCGAGCGCGCTGAGATCGGCAGCCGTTGGGCCTGGTTGCAGGTGCGACTGGCAGAGCTGGGAGCCCAGATCCAGGTGCTCGATAACTTTCACAGGAGGATCGTCTCCAGCAAG GAGCGGGTGGTCCTGGCAGGGCCACGGTCCTCGGCAGGCAACAGGGTCCAACAGACGTGCTCCTTGCAGACGGGACCCTCCCCTGCTCACCCCAATGACTCCGCCTCCGATCCAGAGGCAGGGCCCAGCAGCCTCACGCGCCTCCTGAGGAACATCGAGAGGCAG AGCGCCCAGCTGGCACAGATTGTGAGCAGACTGAGGGACCCCCTGTGCTCTGCCCCCCTGACCGTGCcggagccccccctccccggcagGTGGATCGACAGGGGCAG ACAAGTTCATCTCAAGAAGCACCAGAGTCGTTGCAGAAAGTCCAGCCAATCAGCTCGTACCCGCCCCCTCCTCACCTACTGCAGGCGCCGCCTCTTCACCTTTGACCCCCGATGTCCATGCATGCAGCAA GAGCCCAGCCTTGCTTGCCCGCTCTGTGAATTCTGCCGTCCAACAGCTGTGAGCACAGAGCCCTACTGGCCCAGAGAGGCCCCCGTGGGAGTGGATGAGAGAAGGTGGGCGGAGCTGATGAGGCCTCACCCGGTGTTGTCCCTCTCCTCAG AGACTCCACTTTCCCTCTACCTCCAAAGTGCTTTCTGTGGAGATGAGAGGCAGCCAGCCCTGGTTCAGATAGAGAGGTCAAGCCCATGTTTTCTCCCTCCAACTAGGGATACGGTTTTTAGGACCCCACCTATGCTTG TGTTCAGCTCCAATCCGAAGTGTCAGACGTCCCACAGAGATGGGTCTCCTTTCACCCAACGAGGGCGGAGGAAGCGGAGGCACTCAAACAGGAGCTCAGAGG ATGCGGACCCCTTCAGTAACCCTTCCACAAGCACGGAGGACAGCCCTGAGGGGCTCACGGTCCCCCAGGGCAACCGGACACAGATGCTCTCCTCCAACCTG AGGTGGGGAGACTTGGGCCGACATGGAGGGCTCTCTTTTGACATCGATGATGTCATCATACCCATTTCCCTGGTAACCGCAACCAAGAGGGAGGAATTGCAGCAGAAGCATATCGTCACACCCAG CTGGCGTGTCATTGAGGTCGAGCCTCTAGATGCTGGAGAAGAAGCTCCTGTCAGG TTCTGGTGTCTCTGGCTACCTTCCCCAGATGGAGGAGCTCTCAGACAAAGCCTTCGCCTGCAGACATCTGCCATACGAGGCCGCAGAGAGGCTCCGTTGGTCCTCCTGGGAGTGCGGCCGGGGCCAGAGGCGGAGTGGCAG TCCTGCCTGGAGCGGAAAGGCCCAGAGTGA
- the kansl1l gene encoding KAT8 regulatory NSL complex subunit 1-like protein isoform X2 has protein sequence MNIYTLSGYIWEREDARAGVCGTVWVPARRWSCDESLPESFTLKPSGAERSWLNRSGAAVPAVKEKLSQLQPSSLHAEQQVWDRRVHCVSQHWTLVRRATLMQRRVRALLGQHAIQHFIHQLNTLREGCLEKDALPASLGPLPQDSSFPGIAEAGLTPALQGQDASRDVHRLASHVQVVMREAQLDSDATESSSDEEPDREVTPGPQGLPVHGGREWRWQAERAEIGSRWAWLQVRLAELGAQIQVLDNFHRRIVSSKERVVLAGPRSSAGNRVQQTCSLQTGPSPAHPNDSASDPEAGPSSLTRLLRNIERQSAQLAQIVSRLRDPLCSAPLTVPEPPLPGRWIDRGRQVHLKKHQSRCRKSSQSARTRPLLTYCRRRLFTFDPRCPCMQQEPSLACPLCEFCRPTAVSTEPYWPREAPVGVDERRWAELMRPHPVLSLSSETPLSLYLQSAFCGDERQPALVQIERSSPCFLPPTRDTVFRTPPMLVFSSNPKCQTSHRDGSPFTQRGRRKRRHSNRSSEDADPFSNPSTSTEDSPEGLTVPQGNRTQMLSSNLRWGDLGRHGGLSFDIDDVIIPISLVTATKREELQQKHIVTPSWRVIEVEPLDAGEEAPVRFWCLWLPSPDGGALRQSLRLQTSAIRGRREAPLVLLGVRPGPEAEWQFFLHDRRRVGTVLPGAERPRVTRLRRQTVTADDMEDSRRLQLEASPLPMMVLVVADEFPAGRMAANSC, from the exons atgaatatatataccCTATCAG GCTACATCTGGGAGAGAGAAGACGCGCGAGCGGGTGTCTGTGGGACAGTCTGGGTACCGGCACGCAGATGGAGCTGTGATGAGT CTTTGCCGGAGTCCTTTACGCTTAAGCCCTCTGGGGCGGAGAGGAGCTGGCTGAATAGGTCTGGAGCTGCAGTCCCAGCTGTGAAAGAGAAGCTCTCCCAGCTTCAGCCCAGCAGCCTGCATGCAGAGCAGCAGGTGTGGGATCGAAGAGTTCACTGCGTTTCCCAGCACTGGACCCTGGTCAGACGGGCCACGCTCATGCAGCGCCGTGTCAGGGCTCTCCTGGGACAGCACGCCATCCAGCACTTCATCCACCAGCTGAACACCCTGAGGGAGGGGTGTCTTGAGAAGGACGCACTCCCAGCATCCCTCGGTCCTCTACCACAAGACTCGAGCTTCCCTGGGATTGCAGAAGCTGGTCTCACCCCTGCTCTTCAGGGCCAGGATGCCTCGAGGGACGTCCACCGCCTTGCCAGCCATGTTCAGGTGGTCATGAGAGAGGCTCAGCTTGACTCTGATGCCACAGAGAGCAGCTCAGATGAGGAGCCTGACCGCGAGGTCACACCAGGACCACAGGGGCTGCCAGT CCACGGCGGGCGGGAGTGGCGCTGGCAGGCCGAGCGCGCTGAGATCGGCAGCCGTTGGGCCTGGTTGCAGGTGCGACTGGCAGAGCTGGGAGCCCAGATCCAGGTGCTCGATAACTTTCACAGGAGGATCGTCTCCAGCAAG GAGCGGGTGGTCCTGGCAGGGCCACGGTCCTCGGCAGGCAACAGGGTCCAACAGACGTGCTCCTTGCAGACGGGACCCTCCCCTGCTCACCCCAATGACTCCGCCTCCGATCCAGAGGCAGGGCCCAGCAGCCTCACGCGCCTCCTGAGGAACATCGAGAGGCAG AGCGCCCAGCTGGCACAGATTGTGAGCAGACTGAGGGACCCCCTGTGCTCTGCCCCCCTGACCGTGCcggagccccccctccccggcagGTGGATCGACAGGGGCAG ACAAGTTCATCTCAAGAAGCACCAGAGTCGTTGCAGAAAGTCCAGCCAATCAGCTCGTACCCGCCCCCTCCTCACCTACTGCAGGCGCCGCCTCTTCACCTTTGACCCCCGATGTCCATGCATGCAGCAA GAGCCCAGCCTTGCTTGCCCGCTCTGTGAATTCTGCCGTCCAACAGCTGTGAGCACAGAGCCCTACTGGCCCAGAGAGGCCCCCGTGGGAGTGGATGAGAGAAGGTGGGCGGAGCTGATGAGGCCTCACCCGGTGTTGTCCCTCTCCTCAG AGACTCCACTTTCCCTCTACCTCCAAAGTGCTTTCTGTGGAGATGAGAGGCAGCCAGCCCTGGTTCAGATAGAGAGGTCAAGCCCATGTTTTCTCCCTCCAACTAGGGATACGGTTTTTAGGACCCCACCTATGCTTG TGTTCAGCTCCAATCCGAAGTGTCAGACGTCCCACAGAGATGGGTCTCCTTTCACCCAACGAGGGCGGAGGAAGCGGAGGCACTCAAACAGGAGCTCAGAGG ATGCGGACCCCTTCAGTAACCCTTCCACAAGCACGGAGGACAGCCCTGAGGGGCTCACGGTCCCCCAGGGCAACCGGACACAGATGCTCTCCTCCAACCTG AGGTGGGGAGACTTGGGCCGACATGGAGGGCTCTCTTTTGACATCGATGATGTCATCATACCCATTTCCCTGGTAACCGCAACCAAGAGGGAGGAATTGCAGCAGAAGCATATCGTCACACCCAG CTGGCGTGTCATTGAGGTCGAGCCTCTAGATGCTGGAGAAGAAGCTCCTGTCAGG TTCTGGTGTCTCTGGCTACCTTCCCCAGATGGAGGAGCTCTCAGACAAAGCCTTCGCCTGCAGACATCTGCCATACGAGGCCGCAGAGAGGCTCCGTTGGTCCTCCTGGGAGTGCGGCCGGGGCCAGAGGCGGAGTGGCAG TTCTTTCTGCATGACCGCCGACGTGTGGGGACAGTCCTGCCTGGAGCGGAAAGGCCCAGAGTGACCCGTCTGCGCAGACAGACAGTGACTGCAGATGATATGGAGGACAGCAGACGGCTTCAGTTAGAGGCGTCACCGCTGCCCATGATGGTATTAGTGGTGGCAGACGAGTTCCCTGCTGGCAGAATGGCTGCTAATTCATGTTGA
- the kansl1l gene encoding KAT8 regulatory NSL complex subunit 1-like protein isoform X7 → MNIYTLSGYIWEREDARAGVCGTVWVPARRWSCDESLPESFTLKPSGAERSWLNRSGAAVPAVKEKLSQLQPSSLHAEQQVWDRRVHCVSQHWTLVRRATLMQRRVRALLGQHAIQHFIHQLNTLREGCLEKDALPASLGPLPQDSSFPGIAEAGLTPALQGQDASRDVHRLASHVQVVMREAQLDSDATESSSDEEPDREVTPGPQGLPVHGGREWRWQAERAEIGSRWAWLQVRLAELGAQIQVLDNFHRRIVSSKERVVLAGPRSSAGNRVQQTCSLQTGPSPAHPNDSASDPEAGPSSLTRLLRNIERQSAQLAQIVSRLRDPLCSAPLTVPEPPLPGRWIDRGRQVHLKKHQSRCRKSSQSARTRPLLTYCRRRLFTFDPRCPCMQQEPSLACPLCEFCRPTAVSTEPYWPREAPVGVDERRWAELMRPHPVLSLSSETPLSLYLQSAFCGDERQPALVQIERSSPCFLPPTRDTVFRTPPMLVFSSNPKCQTSHRDGSPFTQRGRRKRRHSNRSSEDADPFSNPSTSTEDSPEGLTVPQGNRTQMLSSNLRWGDLGRHGGLSFDIDDVIIPISLVTATKREELQQKHIVTPSWRVIEVEPLDAGEEAPVRMEELSDKAFACRHLPYEAAERLRWSSWECGRGQRRSGSSFCMTADVWGQSCLERKGPE, encoded by the exons atgaatatatataccCTATCAG GCTACATCTGGGAGAGAGAAGACGCGCGAGCGGGTGTCTGTGGGACAGTCTGGGTACCGGCACGCAGATGGAGCTGTGATGAGT CTTTGCCGGAGTCCTTTACGCTTAAGCCCTCTGGGGCGGAGAGGAGCTGGCTGAATAGGTCTGGAGCTGCAGTCCCAGCTGTGAAAGAGAAGCTCTCCCAGCTTCAGCCCAGCAGCCTGCATGCAGAGCAGCAGGTGTGGGATCGAAGAGTTCACTGCGTTTCCCAGCACTGGACCCTGGTCAGACGGGCCACGCTCATGCAGCGCCGTGTCAGGGCTCTCCTGGGACAGCACGCCATCCAGCACTTCATCCACCAGCTGAACACCCTGAGGGAGGGGTGTCTTGAGAAGGACGCACTCCCAGCATCCCTCGGTCCTCTACCACAAGACTCGAGCTTCCCTGGGATTGCAGAAGCTGGTCTCACCCCTGCTCTTCAGGGCCAGGATGCCTCGAGGGACGTCCACCGCCTTGCCAGCCATGTTCAGGTGGTCATGAGAGAGGCTCAGCTTGACTCTGATGCCACAGAGAGCAGCTCAGATGAGGAGCCTGACCGCGAGGTCACACCAGGACCACAGGGGCTGCCAGT CCACGGCGGGCGGGAGTGGCGCTGGCAGGCCGAGCGCGCTGAGATCGGCAGCCGTTGGGCCTGGTTGCAGGTGCGACTGGCAGAGCTGGGAGCCCAGATCCAGGTGCTCGATAACTTTCACAGGAGGATCGTCTCCAGCAAG GAGCGGGTGGTCCTGGCAGGGCCACGGTCCTCGGCAGGCAACAGGGTCCAACAGACGTGCTCCTTGCAGACGGGACCCTCCCCTGCTCACCCCAATGACTCCGCCTCCGATCCAGAGGCAGGGCCCAGCAGCCTCACGCGCCTCCTGAGGAACATCGAGAGGCAG AGCGCCCAGCTGGCACAGATTGTGAGCAGACTGAGGGACCCCCTGTGCTCTGCCCCCCTGACCGTGCcggagccccccctccccggcagGTGGATCGACAGGGGCAG ACAAGTTCATCTCAAGAAGCACCAGAGTCGTTGCAGAAAGTCCAGCCAATCAGCTCGTACCCGCCCCCTCCTCACCTACTGCAGGCGCCGCCTCTTCACCTTTGACCCCCGATGTCCATGCATGCAGCAA GAGCCCAGCCTTGCTTGCCCGCTCTGTGAATTCTGCCGTCCAACAGCTGTGAGCACAGAGCCCTACTGGCCCAGAGAGGCCCCCGTGGGAGTGGATGAGAGAAGGTGGGCGGAGCTGATGAGGCCTCACCCGGTGTTGTCCCTCTCCTCAG AGACTCCACTTTCCCTCTACCTCCAAAGTGCTTTCTGTGGAGATGAGAGGCAGCCAGCCCTGGTTCAGATAGAGAGGTCAAGCCCATGTTTTCTCCCTCCAACTAGGGATACGGTTTTTAGGACCCCACCTATGCTTG TGTTCAGCTCCAATCCGAAGTGTCAGACGTCCCACAGAGATGGGTCTCCTTTCACCCAACGAGGGCGGAGGAAGCGGAGGCACTCAAACAGGAGCTCAGAGG ATGCGGACCCCTTCAGTAACCCTTCCACAAGCACGGAGGACAGCCCTGAGGGGCTCACGGTCCCCCAGGGCAACCGGACACAGATGCTCTCCTCCAACCTG AGGTGGGGAGACTTGGGCCGACATGGAGGGCTCTCTTTTGACATCGATGATGTCATCATACCCATTTCCCTGGTAACCGCAACCAAGAGGGAGGAATTGCAGCAGAAGCATATCGTCACACCCAG CTGGCGTGTCATTGAGGTCGAGCCTCTAGATGCTGGAGAAGAAGCTCCTGTCAGG ATGGAGGAGCTCTCAGACAAAGCCTTCGCCTGCAGACATCTGCCATACGAGGCCGCAGAGAGGCTCCGTTGGTCCTCCTGGGAGTGCGGCCGGGGCCAGAGGCGGAGTGGCAG TTCTTTCTGCATGACCGCCGACGTGTGGGGACAGTCCTGCCTGGAGCGGAAAGGCCCAGAGTGA
- the kansl1l gene encoding KAT8 regulatory NSL complex subunit 1-like protein isoform X6 has protein sequence MNIYTLSGYIWEREDARAGVCGTVWVPARRWSCDESLPESFTLKPSGAERSWLNRSGAAVPAVKEKLSQLQPSSLHAEQQVWDRRVHCVSQHWTLVRRATLMQRRVRALLGQHAIQHFIHQLNTLREGCLEKDALPASLGPLPQDSSFPGIAEAGLTPALQGQDASRDVHRLASHVQVVMREAQLDSDATESSSDEEPDREVTPGPQGLPVHGGREWRWQAERAEIGSRWAWLQVRLAELGAQIQVLDNFHRRIVSSKERVVLAGPRSSAGNRVQQTCSLQTGPSPAHPNDSASDPEAGPSSLTRLLRNIERQSAQLAQIVSRLRDPLCSAPLTVPEPPLPGRWIDRGRQVHLKKHQSRCRKSSQSARTRPLLTYCRRRLFTFDPRCPCMQQEPSLACPLCEFCRPTAVSTEPYWPREAPVGVDERRWAELMRPHPVLSLSSETPLSLYLQSAFCGDERQPALVQIERSSPCFLPPTRDTVFRTPPMLVFSSNPKCQTSHRDGSPFTQRGRRKRRHSNRSSEDADPFSNPSTSTEDSPEGLTVPQGNRTQMLSSNLRWGDLGRHGGLSFDIDDVIIPISLVTATKREELQQKHIVTPSWRVIEVEPLDAGEEAPVRMEELSDKAFACRHLPYEAAERLRWSSWECGRGQRRSGRGRRGVPRLLPLFLFTCSSFCMTADVWGQSCLERKGPE, from the exons atgaatatatataccCTATCAG GCTACATCTGGGAGAGAGAAGACGCGCGAGCGGGTGTCTGTGGGACAGTCTGGGTACCGGCACGCAGATGGAGCTGTGATGAGT CTTTGCCGGAGTCCTTTACGCTTAAGCCCTCTGGGGCGGAGAGGAGCTGGCTGAATAGGTCTGGAGCTGCAGTCCCAGCTGTGAAAGAGAAGCTCTCCCAGCTTCAGCCCAGCAGCCTGCATGCAGAGCAGCAGGTGTGGGATCGAAGAGTTCACTGCGTTTCCCAGCACTGGACCCTGGTCAGACGGGCCACGCTCATGCAGCGCCGTGTCAGGGCTCTCCTGGGACAGCACGCCATCCAGCACTTCATCCACCAGCTGAACACCCTGAGGGAGGGGTGTCTTGAGAAGGACGCACTCCCAGCATCCCTCGGTCCTCTACCACAAGACTCGAGCTTCCCTGGGATTGCAGAAGCTGGTCTCACCCCTGCTCTTCAGGGCCAGGATGCCTCGAGGGACGTCCACCGCCTTGCCAGCCATGTTCAGGTGGTCATGAGAGAGGCTCAGCTTGACTCTGATGCCACAGAGAGCAGCTCAGATGAGGAGCCTGACCGCGAGGTCACACCAGGACCACAGGGGCTGCCAGT CCACGGCGGGCGGGAGTGGCGCTGGCAGGCCGAGCGCGCTGAGATCGGCAGCCGTTGGGCCTGGTTGCAGGTGCGACTGGCAGAGCTGGGAGCCCAGATCCAGGTGCTCGATAACTTTCACAGGAGGATCGTCTCCAGCAAG GAGCGGGTGGTCCTGGCAGGGCCACGGTCCTCGGCAGGCAACAGGGTCCAACAGACGTGCTCCTTGCAGACGGGACCCTCCCCTGCTCACCCCAATGACTCCGCCTCCGATCCAGAGGCAGGGCCCAGCAGCCTCACGCGCCTCCTGAGGAACATCGAGAGGCAG AGCGCCCAGCTGGCACAGATTGTGAGCAGACTGAGGGACCCCCTGTGCTCTGCCCCCCTGACCGTGCcggagccccccctccccggcagGTGGATCGACAGGGGCAG ACAAGTTCATCTCAAGAAGCACCAGAGTCGTTGCAGAAAGTCCAGCCAATCAGCTCGTACCCGCCCCCTCCTCACCTACTGCAGGCGCCGCCTCTTCACCTTTGACCCCCGATGTCCATGCATGCAGCAA GAGCCCAGCCTTGCTTGCCCGCTCTGTGAATTCTGCCGTCCAACAGCTGTGAGCACAGAGCCCTACTGGCCCAGAGAGGCCCCCGTGGGAGTGGATGAGAGAAGGTGGGCGGAGCTGATGAGGCCTCACCCGGTGTTGTCCCTCTCCTCAG AGACTCCACTTTCCCTCTACCTCCAAAGTGCTTTCTGTGGAGATGAGAGGCAGCCAGCCCTGGTTCAGATAGAGAGGTCAAGCCCATGTTTTCTCCCTCCAACTAGGGATACGGTTTTTAGGACCCCACCTATGCTTG TGTTCAGCTCCAATCCGAAGTGTCAGACGTCCCACAGAGATGGGTCTCCTTTCACCCAACGAGGGCGGAGGAAGCGGAGGCACTCAAACAGGAGCTCAGAGG ATGCGGACCCCTTCAGTAACCCTTCCACAAGCACGGAGGACAGCCCTGAGGGGCTCACGGTCCCCCAGGGCAACCGGACACAGATGCTCTCCTCCAACCTG AGGTGGGGAGACTTGGGCCGACATGGAGGGCTCTCTTTTGACATCGATGATGTCATCATACCCATTTCCCTGGTAACCGCAACCAAGAGGGAGGAATTGCAGCAGAAGCATATCGTCACACCCAG CTGGCGTGTCATTGAGGTCGAGCCTCTAGATGCTGGAGAAGAAGCTCCTGTCAGG ATGGAGGAGCTCTCAGACAAAGCCTTCGCCTGCAGACATCTGCCATACGAGGCCGCAGAGAGGCTCCGTTGGTCCTCCTGGGAGTGCGGCCGGGGCCAGAGGCGGAGTGGCAG GGGGCGCAGAGGAGTCCCGAGGCTCctgcctttgtttttgtttacctGCAGTTCTTTCTGCATGACCGCCGACGTGTGGGGACAGTCCTGCCTGGAGCGGAAAGGCCCAGAGTGA
- the kansl1l gene encoding KAT8 regulatory NSL complex subunit 1-like protein isoform X8 — protein MNIYTLSGYIWEREDARAGVCGTVWVPARRWSCDESLPESFTLKPSGAERSWLNRSGAAVPAVKEKLSQLQPSSLHAEQQVWDRRVHCVSQHWTLVRRATLMQRRVRALLGQHAIQHFIHQLNTLREGCLEKDALPASLGPLPQDSSFPGIAEAGLTPALQGQDASRDVHRLASHVQVVMREAQLDSDATESSSDEEPDREVTPGPQGLPVHGGREWRWQAERAEIGSRWAWLQVRLAELGAQIQVLDNFHRRIVSSKERVVLAGPRSSAGNRVQQTCSLQTGPSPAHPNDSASDPEAGPSSLTRLLRNIERQSAQLAQIVSRLRDPLCSAPLTVPEPPLPGRWIDRGRQVHLKKHQSRCRKSSQSARTRPLLTYCRRRLFTFDPRCPCMQQEPSLACPLCEFCRPTAVSTEPYWPREAPVGVDERRWAELMRPHPVLSLSSETPLSLYLQSAFCGDERQPALVQIERSSPCFLPPTRDTVFRTPPMLVFSSNPKCQTSHRDGSPFTQRGRRKRRHSNRSSEDADPFSNPSTSTEDSPEGLTVPQGNRTQMLSSNLRWGDLGRHGGLSFDIDDVIIPISLVTATKREELQQKHIVTPSWRVIEVEPLDAGEEAPVRMEELSDKAFACRHLPYEAAERLRWSSWECGRGQRRSGSPAWSGKAQSDPSAQTDSDCR, from the exons atgaatatatataccCTATCAG GCTACATCTGGGAGAGAGAAGACGCGCGAGCGGGTGTCTGTGGGACAGTCTGGGTACCGGCACGCAGATGGAGCTGTGATGAGT CTTTGCCGGAGTCCTTTACGCTTAAGCCCTCTGGGGCGGAGAGGAGCTGGCTGAATAGGTCTGGAGCTGCAGTCCCAGCTGTGAAAGAGAAGCTCTCCCAGCTTCAGCCCAGCAGCCTGCATGCAGAGCAGCAGGTGTGGGATCGAAGAGTTCACTGCGTTTCCCAGCACTGGACCCTGGTCAGACGGGCCACGCTCATGCAGCGCCGTGTCAGGGCTCTCCTGGGACAGCACGCCATCCAGCACTTCATCCACCAGCTGAACACCCTGAGGGAGGGGTGTCTTGAGAAGGACGCACTCCCAGCATCCCTCGGTCCTCTACCACAAGACTCGAGCTTCCCTGGGATTGCAGAAGCTGGTCTCACCCCTGCTCTTCAGGGCCAGGATGCCTCGAGGGACGTCCACCGCCTTGCCAGCCATGTTCAGGTGGTCATGAGAGAGGCTCAGCTTGACTCTGATGCCACAGAGAGCAGCTCAGATGAGGAGCCTGACCGCGAGGTCACACCAGGACCACAGGGGCTGCCAGT CCACGGCGGGCGGGAGTGGCGCTGGCAGGCCGAGCGCGCTGAGATCGGCAGCCGTTGGGCCTGGTTGCAGGTGCGACTGGCAGAGCTGGGAGCCCAGATCCAGGTGCTCGATAACTTTCACAGGAGGATCGTCTCCAGCAAG GAGCGGGTGGTCCTGGCAGGGCCACGGTCCTCGGCAGGCAACAGGGTCCAACAGACGTGCTCCTTGCAGACGGGACCCTCCCCTGCTCACCCCAATGACTCCGCCTCCGATCCAGAGGCAGGGCCCAGCAGCCTCACGCGCCTCCTGAGGAACATCGAGAGGCAG AGCGCCCAGCTGGCACAGATTGTGAGCAGACTGAGGGACCCCCTGTGCTCTGCCCCCCTGACCGTGCcggagccccccctccccggcagGTGGATCGACAGGGGCAG ACAAGTTCATCTCAAGAAGCACCAGAGTCGTTGCAGAAAGTCCAGCCAATCAGCTCGTACCCGCCCCCTCCTCACCTACTGCAGGCGCCGCCTCTTCACCTTTGACCCCCGATGTCCATGCATGCAGCAA GAGCCCAGCCTTGCTTGCCCGCTCTGTGAATTCTGCCGTCCAACAGCTGTGAGCACAGAGCCCTACTGGCCCAGAGAGGCCCCCGTGGGAGTGGATGAGAGAAGGTGGGCGGAGCTGATGAGGCCTCACCCGGTGTTGTCCCTCTCCTCAG AGACTCCACTTTCCCTCTACCTCCAAAGTGCTTTCTGTGGAGATGAGAGGCAGCCAGCCCTGGTTCAGATAGAGAGGTCAAGCCCATGTTTTCTCCCTCCAACTAGGGATACGGTTTTTAGGACCCCACCTATGCTTG TGTTCAGCTCCAATCCGAAGTGTCAGACGTCCCACAGAGATGGGTCTCCTTTCACCCAACGAGGGCGGAGGAAGCGGAGGCACTCAAACAGGAGCTCAGAGG ATGCGGACCCCTTCAGTAACCCTTCCACAAGCACGGAGGACAGCCCTGAGGGGCTCACGGTCCCCCAGGGCAACCGGACACAGATGCTCTCCTCCAACCTG AGGTGGGGAGACTTGGGCCGACATGGAGGGCTCTCTTTTGACATCGATGATGTCATCATACCCATTTCCCTGGTAACCGCAACCAAGAGGGAGGAATTGCAGCAGAAGCATATCGTCACACCCAG CTGGCGTGTCATTGAGGTCGAGCCTCTAGATGCTGGAGAAGAAGCTCCTGTCAGG ATGGAGGAGCTCTCAGACAAAGCCTTCGCCTGCAGACATCTGCCATACGAGGCCGCAGAGAGGCTCCGTTGGTCCTCCTGGGAGTGCGGCCGGGGCCAGAGGCGGAGTGGCAG TCCTGCCTGGAGCGGAAAGGCCCAGAGTGACCCGTCTGCGCAGACAGACAGTGACTGCAGATGA